One window from the genome of Dioscorea cayenensis subsp. rotundata cultivar TDr96_F1 chromosome 3, TDr96_F1_v2_PseudoChromosome.rev07_lg8_w22 25.fasta, whole genome shotgun sequence encodes:
- the LOC120250576 gene encoding protein FAR1-RELATED SEQUENCE 6-like, with protein MKKVPEKLGGLNEYKAIKKILKRVTYEALDIQEFEDTYLKMMVDYNIENNEWLNSLFKIRDRWAPIYVKGLFWAAMSTAQRSESVNAFFDGYVVPTTSLKQFVEQYDDALKSKIEKENKADFASFNSLSDVVRGKEDAFRKQVVYNVYTNEEEFDIKCSCQLFEFKGIICRHICKVLIEKNVKDIPSRYILPRWRKDIKRMHTYVQNCYDDPQTSEEKLRYNKLCSHFTKAAELGAQSNDKYNLLMNYVDEAIEKLMDNTTYLYLQFSNVAVADLGDMHADPSLYTTKLLYLKNAQVKESLPFYAEFVVTILTDYWNNY; from the exons atgaagaaggtCCCCGAGAAACTTGGCGgtttaaatgaatacaaagcaatcaagaagattttgaaacgCGTCACGTATGAAGCATTGGATATTCAAGAGTTTGAAGACACATacttgaagatgatggtggaCTATAACATTGAGAATAATGAATGGTTGAATTCTTTATTCAAAATTCGTGATCGTTGGGCTCCTATATATGTTAAAGGCTTATTTTGGGCTGCAATGTCCACCgctcaaagaagtgaaagcgtCAATGCATTTTTTGATGGGTATGTTGTTCCGACGACTTCATTGAAGCAGTTTGTTGAGCAATATGATGATGCCTTGAAAAGCAAGATTGAAAAGGAGAACAAAgctgattttgcttcatttaactcAT TGTCCGACGTTGTTAGAGGGAAAGAAGATGCATTTAGAAAGCAAGTGGTATACAATGTTTACACTAACGAGGAAgaatttgacattaaatgcTCTTGTCAGTTGTTTGAGTTCAAGGGGATTATTTGTAGGCACATTTGCAAGGTGCTTATTGAGAAGAATGTGAAAGACATTCCGTCTAGGTATATTTTACCTCGATGGAGGAAGGACATCAAAcgcatgcatacatatgtacAAAACTGTTATGATGATCCACAAACAAGTGAGGAGAAACTACGGTACAATAAATTGTGCTCTCATTTTACTAAAGCCGCAGAACTTGGAGCACAGTCAAATGACAAGTACAACTTGTTGATGAATTATGTGGATGAGGCAATTGAGAAGTTGATGGACAACACAACTT ATTTATACTTACAATTTTCAAATGTTGCAGTTGCGGATCTTGGTGATATGCATGCAGACCCAAGTTTGTATACAACAAAG TTGCTTTACTTGAAGAATGCTCAAGTCAAGGAATCACTACCATTCTATGCAGAATTTGTTGTAACCATTCTGACTGATTATTGGAACAACTATTAA